A window of the Amycolatopsis solani genome harbors these coding sequences:
- a CDS encoding YczE/YyaS/YitT family protein: MAQIDLRPVRITRDPARRSVQLLAGLALYGTSVALVTRAGLGLEPWSVLAEGVLKHTGLTFGTVTGLISVVVLLVWIPLRQRPGIGTIANVVVISVMVDAVRAVVPDQHELAWQIALLVGGIVLNGVATATYVGARLGPGPRDGLMTGLAGRTGWSVRLVRTGIEVTVVVVGFFLGGTVGVGTVLYALAIGPLTQALLPYVVWREPVA; the protein is encoded by the coding sequence GTGGCTCAGATCGACCTCCGGCCCGTCCGGATCACCCGTGACCCCGCCCGCCGCAGCGTGCAGCTGCTCGCGGGCCTCGCCCTCTACGGCACCAGCGTCGCCCTCGTCACCCGGGCCGGCCTCGGCCTCGAACCGTGGAGCGTGCTGGCCGAAGGCGTCCTGAAGCACACCGGCCTGACGTTCGGCACCGTGACCGGCCTGATTTCGGTGGTCGTGCTCCTGGTGTGGATCCCGCTGCGCCAGCGGCCCGGCATCGGCACCATCGCGAACGTCGTCGTCATCTCGGTGATGGTCGACGCCGTCCGCGCGGTGGTCCCCGACCAGCACGAGCTGGCCTGGCAGATCGCGCTGCTGGTCGGAGGCATCGTGCTCAACGGCGTCGCCACCGCGACCTACGTCGGCGCGCGGCTCGGCCCGGGTCCGCGCGACGGCCTGATGACCGGCCTCGCGGGCCGCACCGGCTGGTCGGTCCGCCTGGTGCGCACCGGCATCGAGGTCACCGTGGTCGTCGTCGGCTTCTTCCTCGGCGGGACGGTCGGCGTCGGCACCGTGCTCTACGCGCTGGCGATCGGCCCGCTGACCCAGGCGCTGCTGCCGTACGTGGTGTGGCGCGAGCCCGTCGCCTAA
- a CDS encoding Clp protease N-terminal domain-containing protein has product MFERFTADARLAVVEAQMTARQSGSVRVEPSDLLAGLLKTGLPLLTELGIATDDLAAELERTRRRGGVSDADAEALTEFGIDVEQIVERVEQTHGEGALAGRLGPAKRGHVPFTAQSKKTLELSLKEAVRMGDKHLGQEHILLALAQQRGTDDVLARRGADYATLRRVVQQRKAG; this is encoded by the coding sequence ATGTTCGAACGGTTCACGGCGGACGCGCGGCTCGCGGTCGTCGAGGCGCAGATGACCGCGCGGCAGTCCGGCTCGGTGCGGGTCGAGCCGTCGGACCTGCTGGCCGGGCTGCTCAAGACCGGCTTGCCGCTGCTCACCGAGCTGGGCATCGCCACCGACGACCTGGCCGCGGAACTGGAACGGACCCGGCGCCGCGGCGGGGTCAGCGACGCCGACGCCGAGGCGCTCACGGAGTTCGGGATCGACGTCGAGCAGATCGTCGAGCGCGTCGAGCAGACCCACGGCGAAGGGGCTCTGGCCGGTCGGCTCGGTCCGGCCAAGCGTGGGCACGTCCCGTTCACCGCCCAGTCGAAGAAGACCTTGGAGCTGAGTCTCAAGGAAGCGGTGCGGATGGGGGACAAGCACCTGGGGCAGGAGCACATCCTGCTCGCGCTCGCCCAGCAGCGCGGCACCGACGACGTCCTCGCCCGGCGCGGCGCCGACTACGCGACGCTGCGCCGGGTCGTCCAGCAGCGCAAAGCCGGTTAG
- a CDS encoding sigma factor-like helix-turn-helix DNA-binding protein, translating into MTEATDLAARAGDRDPRVGLRAVAALRRLLEQLEAVQVRSARVQGWSWQEIAAELGVSRQAVHKKYGRH; encoded by the coding sequence ATGACGGAAGCGACGGATTTGGCCGCCCGGGCCGGTGATCGCGATCCCCGGGTGGGGCTGCGCGCGGTCGCCGCGCTTCGGCGGCTGCTGGAACAACTGGAGGCCGTGCAGGTGCGCAGTGCGCGGGTGCAGGGCTGGTCGTGGCAGGAAATCGCCGCCGAGCTGGGGGTCAGCCGGCAGGCCGTGCACAAGAAGTACGGGAGGCACTGA
- a CDS encoding PLP-dependent aminotransferase family protein: MEAAVPLGGRISGPRLAVMLGSWRQGSRQGAADLAAAIELQVLDGQLPLGTRLPAERELADALGASRTLIGAALDRLRENGFVASRRGAGSWVAAPGRRGRGPLAPVGGGSIDFTHASSPAIAGTAAAVDTARGLLTAHLGDHGYQERGLLGLRERIARRYTERGLPTTPAQVMVTNGAHHAFVLVLRMLAGPGDRVLVEQPTYPNALEAIRAAHAIPVPVALDPSGERGWDIAGVDAALRQASPRFAYLVVDFQNPTGLRLDAVGRDRLGTVLSRARTPVVVDETLVELDLEGDPLHGPPPLAAFAGDLAICVGSASKTHWGGLRLGWIRASEDLLGRLVSARYAVDLGSPVFEQLVLTELLDDESALTRRREELRGYRDALAGFVRQHLPDWTFTLPKGGLSLWCRMPEPVSSRLAVAAAGHGVQVAPGSRFGVHGGLERWLRLPFSLPPETMEQAVRRLSTAEASVRGTPESLAAPIA, encoded by the coding sequence ATGGAAGCCGCAGTCCCACTGGGTGGACGCATCTCCGGGCCGCGATTGGCCGTCATGCTGGGCTCCTGGCGCCAAGGCTCCCGGCAAGGCGCGGCCGACCTGGCCGCGGCCATCGAGCTGCAGGTGCTCGACGGCCAGCTCCCGCTCGGCACCCGGCTGCCCGCCGAACGGGAGCTCGCCGACGCGCTCGGCGCCAGCCGGACGCTGATCGGCGCGGCGCTGGACCGGTTGCGGGAGAACGGGTTCGTCGCGAGCCGGCGCGGCGCGGGGTCGTGGGTCGCCGCGCCGGGACGGCGGGGCCGCGGCCCGCTCGCGCCGGTCGGCGGCGGCTCGATCGACTTCACCCACGCGTCCTCGCCGGCGATCGCGGGCACGGCCGCGGCCGTCGACACGGCCCGTGGGCTGCTCACCGCCCACCTCGGCGACCACGGCTACCAGGAACGCGGCTTGCTGGGCCTGCGCGAGCGGATCGCCCGCCGCTACACCGAACGCGGGCTGCCGACGACCCCCGCGCAGGTCATGGTCACCAACGGCGCGCACCACGCGTTCGTGCTGGTCCTGCGCATGCTCGCCGGGCCGGGCGACCGGGTGCTGGTCGAGCAGCCGACATACCCGAACGCGCTGGAGGCGATCCGCGCCGCGCACGCGATCCCGGTGCCGGTCGCGCTCGACCCGAGCGGCGAGCGCGGCTGGGACATCGCCGGTGTCGACGCGGCGCTGCGGCAGGCGTCGCCGCGGTTCGCCTACCTCGTCGTCGACTTCCAGAACCCGACCGGCCTGCGCCTGGACGCCGTCGGCCGCGACCGGCTCGGCACGGTGCTCAGCCGAGCCCGGACCCCGGTCGTCGTCGACGAGACGCTCGTGGAGCTGGACCTCGAGGGCGATCCGCTGCACGGGCCGCCGCCGCTGGCCGCGTTCGCCGGTGACCTGGCGATCTGTGTGGGGTCGGCGTCGAAAACGCACTGGGGCGGGCTGCGGCTCGGCTGGATCCGCGCGTCGGAGGACCTGCTCGGCCGGCTGGTTTCGGCGCGCTACGCGGTCGACCTGGGCTCACCGGTGTTCGAGCAGCTCGTGCTGACCGAGCTGCTCGACGACGAGAGCGCGCTGACCCGCCGCCGCGAGGAGCTGCGCGGCTACCGCGACGCGCTGGCCGGCTTCGTGCGGCAGCACCTGCCGGACTGGACGTTCACGCTGCCGAAGGGCGGCCTGTCGCTGTGGTGCCGGATGCCGGAGCCGGTGAGCTCCCGCCTCGCGGTCGCGGCGGCGGGCCACGGCGTCCAGGTGGCGCCGGGCTCGCGCTTCGGCGTCCACGGCGGCTTGGAGCGCTGGCTCCGGCTGCCGTTCTCGCTGCCGCCGGAAACGATGGAACAGGCCGTCCGCCGCCTGAGCACGGCGGAAGCGTCGGTCCGCGGCACGCCGGAGTCGCTGGCCGCGCCGATCGCCTGA
- a CDS encoding D-cysteine desulfhydrase family protein → MTFDFAGFPAAALDAIPRVDLGGWPTPLHEAPRLGEALGLRNLWLKRDDVHPLGAGGNKLRKLEYHLGAAREAGADTVITFGALQTNHGRQTAAACAKLGLRCELVLTAKVPRDGDAYERGGNIPLDKLFGATVHVCADGEETGRVYDRLVAEAAAEGRKVATVPVGGSNDLGALGYVRATYELAKQLEERGVERAHLVVPHASGGTAAGVVLATSLLKNLGVGVACVSHPLDEATENLRELTAGAAKLLGVAPPSFDHVRLGDSTLGPGYGIPTDAVWHALRLFGRTEGVVLDPVYTGKVAAALVEWAGHFAPDDHVVFLHTGGMPGLYGYAPEFAAAVEG, encoded by the coding sequence ATGACGTTCGACTTCGCCGGGTTCCCCGCCGCCGCCCTCGACGCGATCCCCCGGGTCGACCTCGGTGGCTGGCCGACGCCGTTGCACGAAGCGCCCCGGCTCGGCGAAGCGCTCGGCCTGCGGAACCTCTGGCTGAAGCGCGACGACGTCCACCCGCTCGGCGCCGGTGGCAACAAGCTCCGCAAGCTCGAATACCACCTCGGCGCCGCTCGCGAGGCCGGCGCCGACACCGTGATCACGTTCGGCGCGCTCCAGACCAACCACGGCCGCCAGACCGCCGCCGCGTGCGCGAAGCTCGGCCTGCGCTGCGAACTCGTGCTCACCGCGAAGGTCCCGCGCGACGGCGACGCCTACGAACGCGGCGGCAACATCCCGCTGGACAAGCTCTTCGGCGCGACCGTCCACGTCTGCGCCGACGGCGAGGAGACCGGCCGCGTCTACGACCGCCTGGTCGCCGAAGCCGCCGCCGAGGGTCGGAAGGTCGCGACCGTGCCGGTCGGCGGCTCGAACGACCTCGGCGCGCTCGGCTACGTCCGCGCCACGTACGAACTCGCGAAGCAGCTGGAAGAACGCGGTGTCGAACGCGCTCACCTCGTCGTCCCGCACGCGAGCGGCGGCACCGCGGCTGGGGTCGTGCTGGCGACGTCGCTGCTGAAGAACCTCGGCGTCGGCGTCGCCTGCGTCAGCCACCCGCTCGACGAGGCCACCGAAAACCTGCGCGAACTCACCGCCGGCGCGGCCAAGCTGCTCGGCGTCGCACCGCCGTCGTTCGACCACGTCCGGCTGGGCGACTCCACGCTCGGCCCCGGCTACGGGATCCCGACCGACGCCGTCTGGCACGCGCTACGGCTTTTCGGCCGCACCGAGGGCGTCGTGCTCGATCCGGTCTACACCGGCAAGGTGGCCGCCGCGCTGGTCGAATGGGCGGGCCACTTCGCCCCGGACGACCACGTGGTGTTCCTGCACACCGGCGGCATGCCCGGCCTGTACGGCTACGCGCCCGAATTCGCGGCGGCCGTCGAAGGCTGA
- a CDS encoding amidase translates to MTATSLDFTGLAAQAARLAAGEVTSAELTATALGRAHASQPTLNAFRYLRDEAALVEAAEADERLRAGDRAPLLGVPIAIKDDVDLVGLPTSFGCAGEFPVATSDAPAVALLRAAGAVIIGKTNTPELGQWPFTEGPAFGATRNPWHPDHTPGGSSGGSAAAVASGVIAAALGSDGAGSVRIPAAWTGLVGIKTQRGRIPTGGELFHGLTVLGPLARTVGDAALLLDVVADTGSAFRTAAAREPGRLRIGLSTRIPFTATRTRLDPVVEANVRRLAESLAGLGHEIVEVEPDYGLIGLTFLPRSLTGVRDWTLRVPDRAGLDPRTRSNAGHGRLLAGPALRLARALEPGLHRRIGSVFGRVDVLLTPTTATPPPPIGTFDGLSGWETDQAMIAACPYAWPWNVLGWPGVNVPAGQTAAGLPLGAQLLGPSHAEERLISLAAQLEEVERWPERHPETSW, encoded by the coding sequence ATGACCGCAACGAGCCTCGACTTCACCGGTCTCGCCGCGCAGGCCGCGCGGCTCGCCGCCGGGGAAGTCACCTCGGCCGAGCTGACCGCGACCGCGCTCGGGCGCGCGCACGCTAGCCAGCCGACCCTCAACGCCTTCCGGTACCTGCGCGACGAAGCGGCGCTCGTCGAAGCGGCCGAAGCTGACGAACGGCTCCGGGCCGGCGACCGCGCGCCGCTGCTCGGCGTGCCGATCGCGATCAAGGACGACGTCGACCTCGTCGGCCTGCCGACCTCCTTCGGCTGCGCCGGCGAGTTCCCGGTCGCGACATCCGACGCGCCCGCCGTCGCGCTGCTGCGGGCGGCCGGCGCCGTCATCATCGGCAAGACCAACACCCCCGAGCTGGGCCAGTGGCCGTTCACCGAGGGCCCGGCCTTCGGTGCGACGCGCAACCCGTGGCACCCGGACCACACCCCAGGGGGTTCTTCAGGCGGGAGCGCGGCCGCGGTGGCGTCGGGGGTCATCGCGGCCGCGCTCGGTTCCGACGGCGCCGGGTCGGTGCGCATCCCGGCCGCGTGGACCGGGCTCGTCGGCATCAAAACCCAGCGCGGCCGGATTCCGACCGGCGGCGAGCTGTTCCACGGCCTGACCGTGCTGGGCCCGCTCGCCCGCACGGTCGGCGACGCCGCACTGCTGCTCGACGTCGTCGCGGACACCGGGAGCGCGTTCCGGACCGCCGCCGCCCGCGAACCCGGCCGGCTGCGGATCGGGCTGTCGACGCGGATCCCGTTCACCGCCACCAGGACCCGGCTCGACCCGGTCGTCGAGGCGAACGTGCGGCGGCTCGCCGAATCGCTGGCCGGGCTGGGCCACGAGATCGTCGAAGTCGAACCGGACTACGGGCTGATCGGCCTGACGTTCCTCCCCCGCTCGCTCACCGGCGTCCGCGACTGGACGCTGCGGGTGCCCGACCGCGCCGGGCTCGACCCGCGCACGCGCAGCAACGCCGGCCACGGCCGGCTGCTGGCCGGTCCCGCGCTGCGGCTCGCCCGCGCGCTCGAGCCGGGACTGCACCGGCGGATCGGCTCGGTGTTCGGCCGCGTCGACGTGCTGCTGACGCCGACCACCGCGACCCCGCCGCCGCCGATCGGCACGTTCGACGGGCTGTCCGGCTGGGAGACCGACCAGGCCATGATCGCCGCCTGCCCGTACGCTTGGCCGTGGAACGTGCTGGGCTGGCCGGGGGTCAACGTCCCGGCCGGGCAGACGGCGGCCGGGCTGCCACTGGGCGCGCAACTGCTCGGCCCGTCGCACGCCGAGGAGCGGCTGATCTCCCTCGCCGCGCAACTGGAAGAGGTCGAACGGTGGCCGGAGCGGCATCCCGAGACAAGCTGGTAA
- a CDS encoding protein phosphatase 2C domain-containing protein, whose amino-acid sequence MPEIAIAERAGVGADGHPRPTEDHVVVLDNAVLVLDGATSSDPSQPPGGWYAERLARHLGDGLRAAPEADLAEALTRAIGEVTADNRLLPRHSPSSTVAAVRWLDDRVDALVLADSPVAAFGRFGVDVVSDDRLARLRRRGLLQTGADVRRRRNAHDGFWVAEAEPGAAAHAVRRSWARADVEAVLLASDGVSIGVDQYELFGWREVLEIARTDGPDAVLDAVRTAEKQDPDGERWPRPKRHDDQALVLVDFTSGGIQGLP is encoded by the coding sequence ATGCCCGAGATCGCGATCGCCGAGCGGGCCGGGGTGGGCGCCGACGGCCACCCGCGCCCCACCGAGGACCACGTCGTCGTGCTGGACAACGCGGTGCTGGTCCTCGACGGCGCCACCTCGTCGGACCCCTCACAACCCCCCGGCGGCTGGTACGCCGAGCGCCTCGCCCGGCACCTCGGCGACGGCCTCCGCGCCGCGCCCGAAGCCGACCTGGCCGAGGCGCTGACCCGTGCGATCGGCGAGGTCACCGCCGACAACCGGCTGCTTCCCCGCCACTCACCCTCCAGCACGGTCGCGGCCGTGCGGTGGCTCGACGACCGCGTCGACGCGCTGGTGCTCGCCGACAGCCCGGTGGCCGCGTTCGGGCGCTTCGGCGTCGACGTCGTCTCCGACGACCGGCTCGCCCGGCTGCGGCGGCGCGGGCTGCTCCAGACCGGCGCCGACGTCCGCCGCCGTCGCAACGCGCACGACGGGTTCTGGGTCGCCGAAGCCGAGCCCGGCGCCGCCGCGCACGCCGTGCGCCGCAGCTGGGCGCGGGCGGACGTCGAAGCCGTGCTGCTCGCCAGCGACGGCGTGTCCATCGGCGTCGACCAGTACGAGCTGTTCGGCTGGCGCGAAGTCCTCGAGATCGCGCGCACCGACGGTCCGGACGCCGTCCTGGACGCCGTCCGGACCGCGGAAAAGCAGGATCCGGACGGCGAGCGCTGGCCGCGGCCGAAGCGCCACGACGACCAGGCGCTCGTGCTCGTCGACTTCACCTCCGGGGGAATTCAGGGTCTTCCCTGA
- a CDS encoding pyridoxal phosphate-dependent aminotransferase — protein sequence MREPALVPRLRPFTSTIFAEMTALAVKHDAVNLGQGFPDTDGPAGMLDAAKNALFGGANQYPPGPGRPELRAAIARHRLRYGTEYDPDTEILVTAGATEAITATLLALTEAGDEVIVIEPYYDSYAAAVAMAGAERRVVGLVEGEDGRFGLDVEGLRAAVTPRTRAILVNSPHNPTGTVFTRAELEALAALCVEHDLIAICDEVYEHLVFDDAEHIPLVTLPGMRPRTVSISSAGKTFNCTGWKIGWVCSTPELVAAVKAAKQFITFVSGGPLQPAVAHALDHELPWVDGLRDSLAEKRDRLSAGLAEAGFAVRPTAGTYFVCVDVRPLGFTDAADLAWELPGRVGVAAVPVKVFTDHPDEWKHLLRFAFCKRNEVIDEAITRLRKLV from the coding sequence GTGCGCGAACCTGCTCTCGTCCCCCGCCTCCGGCCGTTCACCTCGACCATCTTCGCCGAGATGACCGCGCTGGCCGTCAAGCACGACGCCGTCAACCTCGGCCAGGGCTTCCCGGACACCGACGGCCCGGCCGGCATGCTCGACGCCGCCAAGAACGCCCTGTTCGGCGGCGCCAACCAGTACCCGCCCGGTCCCGGGCGCCCGGAGCTGCGGGCCGCGATCGCGCGGCACCGGCTGCGCTACGGCACCGAGTACGACCCGGACACGGAGATCCTCGTCACCGCGGGCGCGACCGAGGCCATCACCGCGACGCTGCTCGCGCTGACCGAAGCCGGCGACGAGGTCATCGTCATCGAGCCCTACTACGACTCCTACGCCGCCGCGGTCGCGATGGCGGGCGCCGAGCGCCGGGTCGTCGGGCTGGTCGAGGGCGAGGACGGCCGCTTCGGCCTCGACGTCGAGGGGCTGCGCGCCGCCGTCACGCCCCGGACCAGGGCGATCCTGGTCAACTCGCCGCACAACCCGACCGGCACGGTGTTCACCCGCGCCGAGCTGGAAGCGCTGGCGGCGCTGTGCGTCGAGCACGACCTGATCGCGATCTGCGACGAGGTCTACGAGCACCTGGTGTTCGACGACGCGGAGCACATCCCGCTGGTCACGCTGCCCGGCATGCGGCCGCGGACGGTGAGCATCTCGAGCGCGGGCAAGACGTTCAACTGCACCGGCTGGAAGATCGGCTGGGTCTGCTCGACCCCGGAGCTGGTCGCGGCCGTGAAGGCGGCGAAGCAGTTCATCACGTTCGTCTCCGGCGGCCCGCTGCAGCCGGCGGTGGCGCACGCACTCGACCACGAGCTCCCTTGGGTCGACGGCTTGCGCGACTCCCTGGCGGAGAAGCGCGACCGGCTGTCGGCGGGCCTCGCCGAAGCGGGTTTCGCGGTCCGCCCGACGGCCGGCACGTACTTCGTGTGCGTCGACGTCCGGCCGCTGGGCTTCACCGACGCCGCCGACCTCGCGTGGGAACTCCCCGGCCGCGTCGGAGTCGCCGCGGTGCCCGTGAAGGTGTTCACGGATCACCCGGACGAGTGGAAACACCTCCTGCGTTTCGCGTTCTGCAAGCGCAACGAAGTCATCGACGAAGCCATCACCCGATTGCGCAAACTGGTCTGA